The following is a genomic window from Cupriavidus taiwanensis.
CGGCCCGCGCAGTTGACGATCACGCGCGTGCGCGGATCGGGAGCCAGTTCGCGCACGCGCAGCACCAGCTCGGCGCCCGGCACGCTGGTGGCGGTGGGGATGCTCATGGTCTGGTACTCGTCGAAGCGGCGCGCGTCGACGATCACCACATCGGCCCGGCTGTCGATCAGGGCCTGCACTTCCTCGGCCGCCAGCGACGGCGTATGGCGCGCGGCCTCGACCACTTCGCCGAACGACTTGCTCGGCACGTTGACGTCGCGGAACACCTCGCCGCCGCCATCGATCCACGCGCGCAGCCCGCCTTCCAGCAGATGCACGCGGGTATAGCCAAGGTCTTGCAGCACCGCCGCCGCACGTGGCGCCAGGTCGGCGCCGGCATGGTCGCCATAGACCACGACCAGCGTGTCGCGGCGCGGGATGCGCGCCCACGCGTCCAGTTCCAGCCGGGACAGCGGGAAGTTCGTCGCCCACAGCGGGTGCTCCTGCGCGAAGGGGTCTTCCTCGCGCACATCGATCAGTGCGATCTCGTCGCGGTTGCGCAGCGCGTCGCGCACGGCCTCGGGCGACAGCGTCGGGAAGGCCGTCGGTGCCGGCGCGGCCGGCTTGGCGGTAACAGTATTCATGACTGGGCAAGTTCGCGGGAACGGTCCCACGGGTTGGGCAGGGTCTGGTTGGAATAGCCGGAGACAAAGGGCTTGCGGGTGCCGTCCTCGGCGTAGACCGAGCGGCGCACCGCGCCGATATTGCCGCCGTAGACATGGATGCTGACCGAGACGCGGTCGTCGTAGGCGTTGTTGACGCGATGGATATCGCCCACCGCCGGCGACACCGCCTCCACCTGCCCGGGCAGCAGGCGCACGCTGGCGCCGCTGGCAACGGGGCGGCCGTCGGCATCGAGCGCGAACGGCTGCGCATCTTCCGCGCCGCGCAGCATGCCGATCAGGCCCCAGACGGTGTGGTCGTGGATCGGCGTGCGCTGGCCCGGGCCCCAGACAAAGCTGACGATGGAAAAACGCTCGGCGGAATCGCAATGCAGCAGGTGCTGCTGGTAGTACTCGGGGTGAGGCTGGGCCCATGCTTCGGGCAGCCAGTCATCGCGTGCGACCAGCTTCGCCAGCAAGGCCCCGCCTTCACGCAGGATGCGCGGCTCGTCGGGGTGCTGGTCGAGCAGCGCCGCCAGGCCGGT
Proteins encoded in this region:
- a CDS encoding cysteine dioxygenase; its protein translation is MGSSPDPNALAPLRDFITGLAALLDQHPDEPRILREGGALLAKLVARDDWLPEAWAQPHPEYYQQHLLHCDSAERFSIVSFVWGPGQRTPIHDHTVWGLIGMLRGAEDAQPFALDADGRPVASGASVRLLPGQVEAVSPAVGDIHRVNNAYDDRVSVSIHVYGGNIGAVRRSVYAEDGTRKPFVSGYSNQTLPNPWDRSRELAQS